gaaaattttcaatagaaatgaaattttaacaaaatttcctacagaaataaaatttttacaaaattttctatagaaataaaattttgttaaaaatttccatagaaaaaaatgttgacccaattttctacagaaataaaattttgacaaaattttctatggaaataaagttttgacaaaattttctttagaaataaaattttgacaaaatttattatagaaataaaattttgagaaaattttctttagaaataaaattatgacaaaattttctatagaaataaaattttgagaatattttgaaatttagaaataaaattttgacaaaattgcctttagaaataaaattttgaaaaaaattatgtatagaaataaaatatagtgctTTGGTTTCGTTGGCTGTGTGATCCATAgttttgaaaatcaaatttaaagttttaattatttgggctttattttgaattttttttaaaagaacACTGAAAGACCtctcaaaaattgacaaaatccaATTCACGTTGCAATCGCAGAGTCAAaatcaatttttccaaatttgtcaacattttctaaacttttgggaaaattttctatagaaataaaatgttgacaaaattcctacagaaataaaattctgacaaaattttgacaaaattttctatggaaataaagttttgacaaaattttctttagaaataaaattttgacaaaatttattatagaaataaaattttgagaaaattttctttagaaataaaattatgacaaaattttctatagaaataaaattttgagaatattttgaaatttagaaataaaattttgacaaaattgcctttagaaataatattttgaaaaaaattatgtatagaaataaaatatagtgctTTGGTTTCGTTGGCTGTGTGATCCATAgttttgaaaatcaaatttaaagttttaattatttgggctttattttgaattttttttaaaagaacACTGAAAGACCtctcaaaaattgacaaaatccaATTCACGTTGCAATCGCAGGGTCAAaatcaatttttccaaatttgtcaacattttctaaacttttgggaaaattttctatagaaataaaatgttgacaaaattcctacagaaataaaattctgacaaaattttctatagaaataaaattttgttaaaaatttccatagaaaaaaatgttgacccaattttctacagaaataaaattttgacaaaatttcctatggaaataaagttttgacaaaattttctatagaaataaaattttgacaaaatttattatagaaataaaattttgagaaaattttctttagaaataaaattatgacaaaattttctatagaactaaaattttgacaaattattccatggaaataaaattttctatgaaaataaagttttgacaaaattttctttagaaataaaattttgacaaaatttattatagaaataaaattttgacaaaattttctttagaaataaaattatgacaaaattttctattgaaataaaattttgacaaaatttcctacaaaaataaaattttgagaaaattttctttagaaatgaaattttgaaaaaaattacatatgtatagaaataaaatagagtgcttTGGTTTCGTTGGCTGTGTGATCCATAgttttgaaaatcaaatttaaagttttaattattagggctttattttgaattttttttttcaagaacacTGAAAGACCtctcaaaaattgacaaaatccaATTCACGTTGCAATCGCAGGGTCAAAATCAATTTTTCCAAATCTTTGTCATATTTTGCTCGACATCTGTCCACATTGACTCTTTGAGTCAAAGGCAATTTAAGACAGTACATTGGGGTGGCTAGATCTAGTTGCGTTGCTGTTATTGACAAGGACATCTTATCGGCTGGAGTTGAATCACCaggtaaaaatatttccaatattaaatCTTCACAACTGGCAGAGGCATTTGTGCGATTACCCATTTGAAGATAAATATCTTCGGTACCCACAGCTTGGCGATATGTCATTGTATATTCTGGAGTTTTCCGATTATCCAACGCATTTAAATCGTCCAGTTCTTGTTGCTGTTGCCATTCTTCTAGGGTAGAGGGTTTATTTTTTGCTATGATATCGTCGTCTTTTAATGGAGCATAGGGGGAATCAATGGTCCTGGTGGCTTTGATTTGTTTAGATTGAGGTCCCAAGTTTGCAGGAtctgttagaaaaaaaattataaattcgaTTAAGTTGCTCTAGCATGATTTCTATTTTACTTACTCAATTGTTGTTGGACCAAAGGTTCTCCTTCTTCTTCTAAATCTGAATCATCTGCCTTAGAATTTTCTTCAGGATTTAGGAGATTTCTTAAAAGTCTTAAATTTTCCACATTTTCAAATAAAGACATTGTCAAaatgagtttttgtttttgattgatttatttgcttaatttttttgtgtgtttcgaaaactttatgatttattttttcaatcaaGCCTATAATATGAGGATACTAGTTTTCTGCTTCGTTATtggtttgatttttttcttatattgacAATGAGCTCATTTC
This is a stretch of genomic DNA from Haematobia irritans isolate KBUSLIRL chromosome 4, ASM5000362v1, whole genome shotgun sequence. It encodes these proteins:
- the LOC142234178 gene encoding dynein axonemal assembly factor 6-like translates to MSLFENVENLRLLRNLLNPEENSKADDSDLEEEGEPLVQQQLNPANLGPQSKQIKATRTIDSPYAPLKDDDIIAKNKPSTLEEWQQQQELDDLNALDNRKTPEYTMTYRQAVGTEDIYLQMGNRTNASASCEDLILEIFLPGDSTPADKMSLSITATQLDLATPMYCLKLPLTQRVNVDRCRAKYDKDLEKLILTLRLQRELDFVNF